Below is a window of Coleofasciculus chthonoplastes PCC 7420 DNA.
GCATCTTGCTCGCTACTAATACCTAGCACAAGCGAAGGAAGCGCTCACTACGAACGGTGCGATCGCTTATAAACCTTACCCATTTCCCTCTAAACCTGTCCGTTGAGCCACCCTTTCTCGCACCACTCGTCGGATATCTTCCCAATCTTGCTCCGTCATTGGTGAAGCCAATCCCGAATTCAACCCTTCTAATAGTAAAGCCTCTAAACGCTCTTGAGCTTTGCGTTTTTGGTCTTGGCGAACCAACTCACGAAAATATTCACTAACTGTGCTATAACCGCCATTTGCC
It encodes the following:
- a CDS encoding type II toxin-antitoxin system ParD family antitoxin; this translates as MKSINISLPHSMRLYIEEQVANGGYSTVSEYFRELVRQDQKRKAQERLEALLLEGLNSGLASPMTEQDWEDIRRVVRERVAQRTGLEGNG